A window of Actinomadura viridis genomic DNA:
GCCGGGCTGGCGCCCTTGATGGCCTGGAAGTAGGCGGCGCTGTCGGCGTCGAACAGCATCGCGGCCTTCTTGGCGCCCAGGTCGCTGGAGCACTGGTACCAGGTGTAGGAGGTCCAGGACGGCGCGCCGCCGTTCTTGACCATGTCGGCCCACTTGCGGGTGAACTCGACGGCCCTGGGGTCGTTCATGGCGGGCTTGAGCTTGCCGCCCTCCATGACGAAGTCCTTCAGGCCGTACCGGGAGTACATCGTCATGAAGCCGGGGTGGATGGTGGCCCAGCTGCGCGAGCCGCGGACCGCGACCCCGTACATGCCGTCGAACCCGGCGCCGGGCGCCTTCCGCTTGATCGTCGCGGCCATCTCGATCAGCTCGTCGAGGGTCTCGGCGGGCTTGAGGCCGAGCTTGCCGAAGACCTCGGTGTTGTAGGCGACCACGTTGGTCTCCCAGCCCCAGGGCAGCGCGTACTGGCCGCCCTGGCCGAGCGGGGTGCCGTACTTGAGGCTCCACTGGTCGGCCTGCAGGAGGTTGGGGAAGAAGTCGCCCGGGTCCCACTCGGCGGAGGTGGCGGCGGTGTTGCGCATCCAGGGGCCGAGGTCCTCCAGCCATCCGGGCGGGCCGTACTGCCACACCATGTAGGCGCCGAGCATGAACACGTCGTAGGAGGCACGGCCGCTGGACAGGTCGACGGTCAGCTTGTCGAAGTAGTTGTCCTCGGGGAAGACGTCGTACTTGACCTGGATGCCGGTCTGCTCGCTGAACGCCTTGAGGTCGGCGATGAGGGCGTCGGTGTAGGGGTGCTTGTTGAGCAGTGCCTTGATCGTCTTGCCCTGGGCGCGCTTCCAGTCGAAGGCCCCGGTGACCTCGTCGGCGGCCGAGCCGCCGCCGGCGGAGGAGCCGCCGCCGAATCCGGCGCCGCACGCGCTGAGCGCGGGCGCCGCGGTGAGGGCCGCCGCGGAGGCGCCCATCATGCCCAGGAACCGCCGCCGGTCGATCGTGTCCATCCGTGCCTCCAGGGGGGTGGGAGCTTCGGGGCCGGGGGCCACCCTGATGTAACACCTTCGGACGGGTAATTAACATTCAGGGTGAGTTAGTTCACAGAGCTTGTAACATGATGGCGTGGCCGTCAAGGCCCAGTGGAGCACGAGTTAATACCACGTGGCACCTGCACTCATGAGCGACCCGGTTCGCCCGCGACCTTGCTAGGTGTCACCATGGTTGTTATAACTTCACAGAACCAGCCGAGAAGTTAACGGAGGACATCGTGCCCGTACCCGACGGCGACCGTCCTCCCGGATGGCTGGGCATCGACCTGGGCACGCAGAGCGTGCGCGCCCTGGTGGCCGACGCCTCCGGGCGGGTGCTGGGGCGCGGCTCGGCTCCCCTGGCCGGGCGCCGCGCCGCCGCCGGACGGCACGAGCAGAGCCCCGAGGACTGGTGGGCCGGCGTCCGGACCGCCGCGCGGGCCGCCCTGGACGGGCTGGACGCGGCCGTGCTCGGCGTCGCGGTGTGCAGCACGTCGGGCACGGTGCTGCTCGCGGGCCCGTCCGGTGAGGCGCTGACCGCCGGACTCATGTACGACGACGGGCGGGCCGCCGCCGAGGCCGCCGAGGCGCAGGAGACCGGCGCCGAGGTCTGGGACCGCCTGGGCGTCCGCATCCAGCCGTCCTGGGCGCTGGCCAAGGCGCTGTGGCTGGTCCGCCGGGGGACGGCACCGGGGGCCCGGCTGGCGCACCAGGCCGACTTCGTCAACCGGCGGCTGGTCGGCGGCCCCGTCGCCACCGACTCCAGCCACGCCCTCAAGACCGGCTACGACCTGCTCTCCGAGAGCTGGCCGGCGGGCGTCTTCGAGGCGCTGGGCCTGGACCCGGCGCTGCTGCCGGCCGTGGTCCGTCCCGGCACCGTGCTGGGCGAGGTCTGCCGGGAGGCCGCCGAGGCCACCGGGATCGCCGAGGGCACCCCCGTGGTGGCGGGG
This region includes:
- a CDS encoding ABC transporter substrate-binding protein, producing MDTIDRRRFLGMMGASAAALTAAPALSACGAGFGGGSSAGGGSAADEVTGAFDWKRAQGKTIKALLNKHPYTDALIADLKAFSEQTGIQVKYDVFPEDNYFDKLTVDLSSGRASYDVFMLGAYMVWQYGPPGWLEDLGPWMRNTAATSAEWDPGDFFPNLLQADQWSLKYGTPLGQGGQYALPWGWETNVVAYNTEVFGKLGLKPAETLDELIEMAATIKRKAPGAGFDGMYGVAVRGSRSWATIHPGFMTMYSRYGLKDFVMEGGKLKPAMNDPRAVEFTRKWADMVKNGGAPSWTSYTWYQCSSDLGAKKAAMLFDADSAAYFQAIKGASPASGKIAFHPGPKGPDGSLATNMWVWSLGMNAKSENKTAAWLFLQWATGKEHLRKAALEGNHIDPVRKSISQDAAYKDKMKDLQGFLDTFEAVADQTKIQFTPQTQFFDATTSWAAALQEIYGGKDAAGVLNGLAKDLAPKVAG